From Constrictibacter sp. MBR-5, one genomic window encodes:
- a CDS encoding phosphate-starvation-inducible PsiE family protein — translation MKDLQRSGLTREQWSAMTLYEKFEQVVIFVLSVIIAAIVVASVWALMREVVNRLVLGAFDTLDYATFQVVFGMIFTVVIALEFKRSLLVATERSFGILQVRTIVLIALLAIARKFIILDLGETESSKIAALAGAALALGVVHWLVRDQDRREQPPTENADGGQ, via the coding sequence ATGAAGGACTTGCAACGATCCGGGCTGACCCGTGAACAATGGTCGGCGATGACGCTCTACGAGAAGTTCGAGCAAGTTGTCATCTTCGTCCTCAGCGTCATCATTGCGGCGATCGTCGTGGCATCGGTCTGGGCGCTGATGCGCGAAGTCGTGAACCGCCTGGTTCTGGGGGCATTCGACACTCTCGATTACGCCACCTTTCAGGTGGTGTTCGGCATGATCTTCACCGTGGTGATCGCGCTCGAGTTCAAGCGCTCCCTTCTTGTTGCGACCGAACGCAGCTTCGGGATCCTCCAGGTCCGCACGATCGTGCTGATCGCGCTCCTCGCCATCGCGCGCAAATTCATCATCCTGGACCTCGGCGAGACGGAATCATCCAAGATTGCCGCACTCGCGGGCGCGGCGCTTGCGCTCGGGGTTGTCCATTGGCTCGTGCGCGATCAGGACCGACGCGAACAGCCCCCTACTGAAAATGCAGATGGCGGTCAATGA
- a CDS encoding trypsin-like peptidase domain-containing protein, producing the protein MNRTFFIRLVSATSAALLIIIVWQSFPIIQGVVLGRFAEPRAVAPRGDLAAFEQSTITVFNAARDSVVFITTAERVVDPWTRNAYDVPRGNGSGFVWDELGHVVTNNHVIAGASRAVVRLADGRAFSARLVGRAPEHDLAVLHIGVGSDRPPPIPIGTSNELRVGQSVFAIGNPFGLDWTMTTGIVSALGRELPGEGSLPIRGLIQTDAAINPGNSGGPLIDSAGRLIGVNTAIFSPSGGSAGIGFAVPVDTVNRVVPQLIARGSYAPPRLGILFDPRVDAMLAQDGSSGVMVLGVDPDGPAARAGLVPARISGDGFIVAGDRIIGLGATRVDEAADLIAALEAHRPGDQVELHLRRGDQHKSLRITLGEPR; encoded by the coding sequence ATGAACCGAACCTTTTTCATTCGACTTGTTTCAGCAACCTCTGCCGCGCTCCTTATCATAATTGTGTGGCAGAGCTTTCCTATCATTCAGGGCGTTGTGCTCGGTCGGTTTGCCGAACCGCGCGCCGTGGCTCCGCGCGGCGACCTGGCGGCGTTTGAACAAAGCACCATCACGGTATTCAACGCCGCTCGAGACAGTGTCGTCTTCATCACGACGGCCGAGCGTGTAGTCGATCCCTGGACCCGGAATGCCTATGACGTTCCGCGCGGGAACGGTTCAGGATTCGTCTGGGACGAACTCGGTCATGTGGTGACGAACAATCATGTTATCGCCGGCGCGAGCCGGGCAGTTGTCAGGCTGGCTGATGGCCGTGCCTTCTCCGCGCGCCTGGTGGGGCGTGCCCCCGAGCACGATCTGGCAGTCCTGCATATCGGCGTAGGTTCTGACCGGCCACCGCCAATCCCCATCGGCACCAGCAACGAGTTGCGTGTCGGTCAGAGCGTGTTCGCCATCGGCAATCCGTTTGGCTTGGACTGGACGATGACGACCGGAATTGTCTCGGCTCTCGGCCGCGAATTGCCGGGAGAAGGCAGTCTCCCGATACGTGGCCTGATCCAGACGGACGCAGCAATTAACCCCGGAAATTCCGGTGGCCCTCTGATTGACAGCGCGGGGCGTCTGATCGGCGTCAACACGGCGATTTTCAGTCCATCCGGCGGCAGTGCGGGAATCGGCTTTGCGGTTCCCGTCGATACGGTCAACCGGGTGGTGCCACAGCTCATCGCTCGCGGCAGCTATGCACCACCACGACTCGGCATCTTATTCGATCCCAGGGTCGACGCGATGCTCGCGCAGGATGGCTCCTCCGGCGTCATGGTCCTCGGAGTCGATCCTGACGGCCCCGCTGCCCGCGCGGGACTGGTCCCCGCCCGCATTAGCGGCGATGGGTTCATTGTAGCCGGCGACCGGATAATCGGCCTTGGAGCGACTAGAGTTGATGAAGCGGCTGACCTGATCGCGGCGCTCGAAGCGCATCGCCCCGGGGATCAGGTTGAATTGCACCTCCGGCGCGGCGATCAACACAAGAGCCTCAGGATCACACTTGGCGAACCGCGATAG
- a CDS encoding zinc metalloprotease HtpX, translating to MPAVSTRHRFINLVQSALLLGLMAMIAWVSMTAVVGAEVGLLLAFGMVAGLIFAPNLPQDFLLSAYQAERITGRDAPGLVAGIAELARRADLPRAPKLYRVSSPLPNAFAMGSPEDSTICVTDGLLQLLDGRELVGVLAHEVGHIANRDLWIMGLADMMSRLVSIASWLGQFLLLLNLPLIFAGAVYVPWHIVALLIFAPTLMALVQLGLSRTREYDADRAAAELTGDPEGLMRALSKLERRVGRFWEEIFLPGRRIPEPSLLRTHPSTESRIARLRELTALATPQYPTIAGMSYKPRLPSFLPPKFRRYGFYW from the coding sequence ATGCCTGCTGTCTCGACGAGGCATCGATTTATCAATCTCGTCCAATCCGCGCTCTTGCTTGGCCTTATGGCGATGATCGCCTGGGTGTCCATGACAGCGGTCGTCGGCGCGGAGGTCGGGCTACTGCTTGCCTTCGGAATGGTTGCGGGTCTGATTTTTGCCCCCAATCTGCCGCAAGACTTCTTGCTGTCCGCATATCAGGCGGAGCGCATAACGGGACGTGATGCGCCCGGCCTTGTCGCAGGAATAGCGGAACTTGCGCGACGTGCCGATTTGCCGCGCGCGCCGAAGCTCTATCGCGTATCGAGCCCGTTGCCGAACGCCTTCGCGATGGGCAGTCCGGAAGACAGTACAATCTGCGTCACCGATGGACTGCTTCAACTCCTCGACGGTCGCGAACTCGTCGGCGTCCTGGCTCACGAAGTTGGCCACATCGCGAACCGCGACCTGTGGATCATGGGATTGGCAGATATGATGTCACGGTTGGTTTCCATCGCGAGTTGGCTTGGACAATTCCTGCTGCTCCTCAACCTACCTCTTATTTTCGCGGGCGCGGTCTATGTTCCGTGGCATATCGTGGCGCTTCTCATCTTCGCGCCCACCTTGATGGCGCTCGTGCAGCTCGGCCTGTCGCGCACCCGCGAGTATGACGCAGATCGCGCGGCGGCAGAGCTGACTGGCGACCCGGAGGGTCTCATGAGAGCGCTGAGCAAACTCGAACGTCGTGTCGGAAGGTTCTGGGAAGAAATTTTTCTTCCCGGCCGGCGCATTCCCGAGCCGTCTCTCTTGCGAACGCATCCAAGCACAGAAAGTCGGATCGCCAGGCTGCGTGAACTCACCGCCTTGGCAACACCGCAGTATCCGACAATTGCGGGCATGTCTTATAAACCACGGCTACCCTCGTTCTTGCCGCCCAAATTCCGTCGATATGGATTTTATTGGTAG